Part of the Deinococcus reticulitermitis genome is shown below.
AGCACCTCTTCCCCCACCCGGGGAGGACGCGCGGCGAGGTCGAGATACGGAAACGGCCCCCCACGCCCCACGCGCAGCAGCGCCACGTCCGCCGCCTCGTCGAAGGCAGTCACCCGCGCTGGATAGCGCTCGCCCGAGAGGGTCGTGATCTGAAACAGTTGCCCCGCCTTTACCACATGGTAGGCGGTAAGCACGTCGCCCCCAGCGCTGATGAAAAAGCCGGTGCCGAGCCCCCCGGTGCGGGTGAGGGTGTTCACGGTGTCGACCCGCACCACGGCTGGTCGCAGGCCCTGAAACAGTTCACGTCCCTTCTGGGGCAGCGGGTCCGGCAGCGTGGTCGTGATTGGAGCGGGCGTGAAGTCTGCGGCCCCGCGCCGCTCGGGAATCAGGTACGCCCCCAGCGCCAGGGCGAGCAGCAGGGGCAGGGTGAGCAGAGAGCGGCGGCGCACCCCGCGAGTCTAGGTCGGTGAGGGGCGGCGGACCGTGCGGGAAAGCGCAGAACGGGCGACCATCACGCTCAGGGCACGTCCTCGTCGTCCAGCACCGGCACGTCACCGACCGGGAGTTGAACGTGCGCCACGGTCCCCACCCCGGGCTCGCTTTCCAGCCAGATGCGCCCGCCGTGGGCGTCCACGATGCCCTTGGCGATGCTCAGGCCGAGCCCCGCCCCGCCCTGATCGCGGCTGCGGCTGTCCTCGACGCGGTAGAAGCGGTCAAAGAGCCGGGCGAGGTGCTCGGGGGCGATTCCTGGGCCGTCGTCGCGCACGCTCAGGCGCACCTCGCGTCCCTCCTCCTGCGGACTGCTTTCCAGCGTCACGGTCCGGGCGCCGGCCTTGAGCGCGTTGCCGACCAGATTGATGATCACCTGCTTGAGCCGGTCCGGGTCGCCTTCAAAGGGAATGTCCGGGCCGCTGACCCGCAGCGCCGAGTCCTGCGAGACGGCGAGCGGCGCGAGCTCGCGCGCGATCTCTCCTAGAAAGAGGCTGGAGAAGATCGGCGCGCGGTTGAGGTTCAGCGCTCCGGAATCCGAGCGGGCGAGTTCGAGCAGGTTGGTGATCAGGTTGGTGAGGCGTCCGGACTCCGAGCGGATGATGTTGAGGCTCTCGCGCTCCTGCCCACCTGGGTTGGTGCGGCGCAGCAGGTACGAGGCGTGGCCGCTGATCGCCGTGACTGGGGTCCGCAGTTCGTGGCTGGCGTCGCTGGTAAATCGGCGCTGCGCCTCGAAGCTCGCCTCCAGGCGGCCCAGCATCGCGTTGATCGAGCGGGCGAGCGCCTGCACCTCGTCGTGGGTCTGCGGCTCGGGCACGCGCTCGGCGAGGGTCTGGCCCCCGATGCGCTCGGCGGCCTGCCGGACCTCCTGGAGGGGGCGCAGCGCGCGGCCCACGAGCACCACGGCGAGCCCCCCGGCCACCGCGAGTCCCGAGAGCATCACCAGCGCGAACACCCCTTGCAGCCGCCGCAGCGTGTCTTCGACACTTTCCATGCTGCGCCCCACGTAGGTGATGGCCAGCGTGGGCGGCAGCCCCGGATTCGTGCCCGCCCGGGTGCCTGGCAGGGTGAACAGCTGGGGCGGCGCCAGCCGGACCGGGCCGAGCGTCACCAGGATGCGGTGCGGCGCGACGTTGTCACTCAGCGCGTCGCGGATATTGCGCGTGAGGTAGAGCCGCCCGTTCGGGGCCTCGATCAGGGCGAGCAGTTCCTCGTCGCTGAGTTCAAGCGGCTGGTTCTCGCTCAGGCCTGTCACCACGTAACGGTAGCTGCGCTGCACGGCGTGGATCTGCTCGAGATTCTGACGCTGCTGTTCGGGGGTCGGCGCTTCAAGCGCGAGCCGATTGAGGGTGTCGCGGCTGAAGTAGGCGAGGTCCTCAATCTGAATCACGTCGTTGGGAAAGAGCTTGCGCGCGCGCGGCAGCACCCCTTCCTCGTCGCGCTCGCCGTCGGTCGCCGGGTCCGTCAGAGCGAACTGTTCGACAAGTTCAGTGAACTGCGCGTGAGAGGAGCGCAGCGCGTCGTCGACCCCGGTCGTGAGGCTCGAGCGCATCAAGATCAGCGCCATCGAGTACACCAGCGCCAGAATCAGCCCCATCAACACGGTGTAGAGCAGCGCCAGACGCACCCGCAGCGTCATCGCGCGCCGACGTCGGGCCGCGGGCGTGGGGCCCACCGCGCCGCCCGCCGCCGGGGACGAAGGTTGCAGCTGCCCGGGGGTCACGCCCCGCAGTCTACCTGCCGCCGCGTGAGCCTGAGCCTCAAGGTCGCGTCAGGTGGGTGAGA
Proteins encoded:
- a CDS encoding sensor histidine kinase; protein product: MTPGQLQPSSPAAGGAVGPTPAARRRRAMTLRVRLALLYTVLMGLILALVYSMALILMRSSLTTGVDDALRSSHAQFTELVEQFALTDPATDGERDEEGVLPRARKLFPNDVIQIEDLAYFSRDTLNRLALEAPTPEQQRQNLEQIHAVQRSYRYVVTGLSENQPLELSDEELLALIEAPNGRLYLTRNIRDALSDNVAPHRILVTLGPVRLAPPQLFTLPGTRAGTNPGLPPTLAITYVGRSMESVEDTLRRLQGVFALVMLSGLAVAGGLAVVLVGRALRPLQEVRQAAERIGGQTLAERVPEPQTHDEVQALARSINAMLGRLEASFEAQRRFTSDASHELRTPVTAISGHASYLLRRTNPGGQERESLNIIRSESGRLTNLITNLLELARSDSGALNLNRAPIFSSLFLGEIARELAPLAVSQDSALRVSGPDIPFEGDPDRLKQVIINLVGNALKAGARTVTLESSPQEEGREVRLSVRDDGPGIAPEHLARLFDRFYRVEDSRSRDQGGAGLGLSIAKGIVDAHGGRIWLESEPGVGTVAHVQLPVGDVPVLDDEDVP